Proteins found in one Misgurnus anguillicaudatus chromosome 3, ASM2758022v2, whole genome shotgun sequence genomic segment:
- the mvb12a gene encoding multivesicular body subunit 12A: MSAFEASSSSSTSRPITAVAWASNSSTCPSHFSLINQTEEGASANFSRGFGLKSGYYLCYSRDLSGGMVVTDVQVISDKETIPHGYCYIPEYLEHKASVGKKKRICVRIVPVGSVTTAVLELRLTIKNRTMLQQYTCLGDTNGFVVWCLKGPISTPAPQAKPRKVSLEMRNLSIDGTGPPQPLKPSNFPAGPTKVSRRRTNLDSNKAMDGDSGNHSNIYGITAMDGVPFSLHPKFESQSNTQVSIGTLCDVRIKSVQDIENEYNYTFTVEEQAAKRIRPLMTTS, encoded by the exons aTGTCTGCGTTTGAGGCGTCCAGCAGCAGCAGCACCAGCAGGCCCATCACTGCTGTGGCTTGGGCTTCTAATTCGAGCACCTGCCCCAGTCATTTCAGCCTG atcAATCAAACTGAGGAGGGAGCTTCAGCAAACTTCAGCAGGGGTTTTGGTCTGAAGTCAGGATATTATCTGTGTTACAGCAGA GATCTGTCTGGAGGTATGGTCGTGACAGATGTGCAGGTGATTTCTGATAAAGAGACGATTCCTCATGGTTATTGCTACATCCCAGAATATCTAGAGCACA aGGCATCTGTTGGGAAGAAGAAGCGTATTTGTGTGCGTATCGTTCCTGTGGGCAGCGTAACGACAGCCGTTCTAGAGCTCAGACTGACGATTAAGAACAGGACCATGCTGCAGCAGTACACCTGTCTGGG GGACACGAATGGGTTTGTGGTCTGGTGTTTGAAGGGCCCGATCTCGACTCCAGCGCCCCAGGCCAAGCCCCGTAAAGTCAGTCTGGAAATGCGCAATCTCTCGATAGACGGCACTGGACCACCGCAGCCGCTCAAACCCAG CAATTTTCCTGCTGGCCCGACCAAAGTCAGCCGTCGCCGCACTAACCTAGATTCGAACAAGGCAATGGATGGTGACAGCGGTAACCATAGCAACATCTATGGTATAACAG CGATGGATGGAGTTCCTTTCAGTCTGCACCCGAAGTTTGAGTCTCAGTCAAACACACAG GTGTCTATAGGTACATTGTGTGATGTTCGTATAAAATCAGTGCAGGACATTGAGAATGAG TATAACTACACATTTACAGTGGAAGAACAGGCAGCGAAGAGAATTCGGCCCTTGATGACAACCtcttaa
- the olfm2b gene encoding noelin-2b has protein sequence MSVPLLKVGAVLSTMIMITNWMSQKLPTLVGLHQDVARPGTSEKIISVLYPGEDDGWQVYGSVQEKCVCSILTPAQSVCSSDPRYARLRQTSDHVQNVSQYIEMFNSRTSQDLQQLRDSEMLLISMETRLKTALNNPQSLTTTSLQELRWSMSQFGPVRVVLGRIWADVGQLESLKDEMEKLKGALFILQERFTLQHYHQLQHKALTLQHNLQTCSRRLGCGRLTGISAPLTVRSLGSRFGSWMMDSLIDSSDSRVWVMEGYFKGKRLVEYQSLSDFADGQNFIIHHLPQPWSGTGHVVYNGSLYYNKHHSNVLVRYHLSSGQVLVQRSLDQAGYNNSFPYSWGGSSDIDLMADETGLWVVYTTLPNGGNVVIGRLDPNTLEVERSWDTGFPKRSAGESFLICETLYVTNSHLAGAKVHFSYHTSTSSYEYTDIAFHNQYSHISMLDYNPRIRALFTWNNGHQVIYDITLLHFIRTSRDTWTTKTTDRNITNFIL, from the exons ATGAGCGTTCCTCTGCTGAAGGTCGGTGCCGTGTTGAGCACCATGATCATGATCACTAACTGGATGTCCCAGAAACTGCCGACACTGGTGGGACTTCATCAAGACGTCGCTCGACCTGGAACATCTGAGAAGATCATCAGT gtGTTATATCCAGGTGAAGATGATGGTTGGCAGGTGTATGGCTCTGTTCAGGAGAAGTGTGTTTGTTCTATACTCACACCGGCTCAGAGTGTCTGCAGCAGTGACCCACGATACGCCCGTCTGAGACAGACATCTGATCAT GTGCAGAATGTTTCTCAGTATATTGAGATGTTTAATTCACGAACATCTCAAGATCTTCAGCAACTACGAGACTCCGAGATGCTCCTCATCAGCATGGAGACCAGACTGAAGACAGCCCTTAATAACCCACAAAGTCTGACAACTACGAGTCTGCAG GAGTTGAGGTGGAGTATGTCTCAGTTTGGACCCGTGCGGGTGGTTTTAGGACGGATCTGGGCAGATGTGGGTCAGTTAGAGTCTCTGAAAGATGAGATGGAGAAACTCAAAGGCGCTCTCTTCATCCTGCAGGAAAGGTTTACATTACAACACTATCATCAGCTTCAACACAAAGCTTTAACACTTCAACACAACCTACAGACCTGCTCCAGACGACTGG GTTGTGGTAGATTGACAGGTATCAGTGCTCCTCTCACTGTCAGGTCTTTAGGCTCACGCTTTGGATCTTGGATGATGGACAGCTTGATTGACAGCTCTGACAGCCGT GTGTGGGTAATGGAGGGTTATTTTAAGGGGAAGCGTCTGGTGGAGTATCAGTCACTCAGTGATTTTGCTGATGGACAGAACTTCATCATTCATCATCTTCCTCAGCCGTGGTCAG GTACAGGTCATGTGGTGTATAACGGCTCTCTGTACTACAACAAACATCACAGTAACGTGCTGGTCCGGTATCACTTGAGCTCTGGACAGGTTTTGGTCCAGCGGAGTCTGGATCAGGCCGGATACAATAACTCTTTCCCGTACTCCTGGGGCGGATCGTCAGACATCGACCTCATGGCGGACGAGACCGGTCTCTGGGTGGTCTACACAACTCTTCCCAACGGGGGGAACGTGGTGATCGGTCGCCTTGATCCCAATACTCTGGAGGTGGAGCGCTCGTGGGATACCGGATTTCCTAAACGCAGCGCCGGAGAATCGTTCCTGATCTGTGAAACTCTGTACGTGACCAACTCGCACCTGGCCGGCGCTAAAGTTCACTTCAGCTACCACACCAGCACATCCTCGTACGAATACACCGACATCGCGTTTCATAACCAGTACTCGCACATCTCCATGCTGGATTATAACCCCAGGATAAGAGCGCTTTTCACCTGGAATAACGGACACCAGGTCATCTATGACATCACTCTGCTGCACTTCATCAGGACATCAAGAGACACCTGGACAACAAAGACAACAGACAGAAATATAACCAACTTCATATTATAG